In Kocuria turfanensis, a single genomic region encodes these proteins:
- a CDS encoding helix-turn-helix transcriptional regulator yields the protein MAVRRTRVATCDLGQAESALHEFFPDLSLRGAADRAVQLRLDAVTAPLITCGHSVFTAAAVSTVDTTGQLAVGSASGAGYWAAHRGEPLPTTAAFLYPPGPWRAGWTSLDISAVLLDLPATETFAQQLTGRRFRLVPTGTAPRSAAMLRHWTRVEAWFRRTLLPDPATLGNPLLHRAAFESLACALLETFPTTYATTQPRSDGAGPLPATVRRAVAFIDDNAGRPIGVADVAAAAHLSVRGLQRAFVRELGLTPTQYLRRARLAGARDDLLAADPLAGTTVRAVAARWGFAHPGRFAHDYRAVHGEHPARTLHR from the coding sequence ATGGCGGTGCGGCGCACGAGGGTCGCCACGTGCGACCTGGGGCAGGCCGAGTCCGCGCTCCACGAGTTCTTCCCCGATCTGTCCCTGCGCGGCGCCGCGGACCGGGCCGTCCAGCTGCGCCTCGACGCCGTGACGGCGCCCCTGATCACCTGCGGCCACTCGGTGTTCACCGCGGCCGCGGTCTCCACCGTCGACACCACCGGGCAGCTGGCGGTCGGCTCCGCCTCCGGGGCGGGCTACTGGGCCGCCCACCGCGGGGAGCCCCTCCCCACGACGGCCGCGTTCCTCTATCCCCCGGGGCCGTGGCGGGCCGGGTGGACGTCCCTGGACATCTCGGCGGTCCTGCTGGACCTGCCCGCCACCGAGACCTTCGCCCAGCAGCTCACGGGCCGCCGGTTCCGGCTGGTCCCCACGGGCACGGCACCCCGCTCCGCGGCGATGCTGCGGCACTGGACCCGCGTCGAGGCCTGGTTCCGCCGGACGCTGCTGCCGGACCCGGCGACCCTCGGCAACCCGCTGCTGCACCGGGCCGCCTTCGAGTCCCTGGCCTGCGCCCTGCTGGAGACGTTCCCCACCACCTACGCCACGACGCAGCCCCGCTCCGACGGCGCCGGACCGCTCCCCGCGACGGTGCGCCGGGCCGTGGCCTTCATCGACGACAACGCGGGCCGGCCGATCGGCGTGGCCGACGTGGCCGCCGCCGCCCACCTGTCCGTCCGCGGCCTGCAGCGGGCCTTCGTGCGCGAGCTCGGCCTGACCCCGACGCAGTACCTGCGCCGCGCCCGCCTGGCCGGGGCCCGCGACGACCTGCTGGCCGCCGACCCGCTGGCCGGGACCACCGTGCGCGCCGTGGCCGCCCGCTGGGGCTTCGCCCACCCGGGCCGGTTCGCCCACGACTACCGGGCCGTCCACGGCGAGCACCCGGCGCGCACCCTGCACCGGTGA
- a CDS encoding hemerythrin domain-containing protein, translating to MTETPAAGQSTDVVDILTADHRDMLELIGQIKDAPEPARRRELADTVIAEVMRHAVAEEMYVYPAVEKHVPNGAEEVEHDKREHDEIVQVMKKLEDTDASGPEFLDLVGELEAQLRHHIDDEESDQFPKLRAGIPAGTLVELGEKVQTAKKLAPTRPHPHAPHSELFHKTIGPGVGMVDRLRDKLTGRHTG from the coding sequence ATGACCGAGACCCCCGCCGCAGGACAGAGCACGGATGTCGTCGACATCCTCACCGCCGACCACCGGGACATGCTCGAGCTGATCGGGCAGATCAAGGACGCGCCCGAGCCCGCCCGGCGCCGGGAGCTGGCCGACACCGTGATCGCCGAGGTGATGCGCCACGCCGTCGCCGAGGAGATGTACGTCTACCCCGCCGTGGAGAAGCACGTGCCCAACGGCGCGGAGGAGGTCGAGCACGACAAGCGCGAGCACGACGAGATCGTGCAGGTGATGAAGAAGCTGGAGGACACCGACGCGTCCGGGCCGGAGTTCCTGGACCTGGTCGGGGAGCTGGAGGCCCAGCTGCGCCACCACATCGACGACGAGGAGTCCGACCAGTTCCCCAAGCTGCGCGCCGGCATCCCCGCCGGCACGCTCGTGGAGCTCGGCGAGAAGGTGCAGACCGCGAAGAAGCTCGCACCGACCCGGCCGCACCCGCACGCACCGCACTCGGAGCTGTTCCACAAGACGATCGGACCGGGCGTCGGGATGGTCGACCGGCTCCGGGACAAGCTCACGGGGCGGCACACGGGCTGA
- a CDS encoding acetyl/propionyl/methylcrotonyl-CoA carboxylase subunit alpha yields MRKILIANRGEIAVRVVHACAEAGLTSVAVYADPDADAPHVLLADEAYALEGVSATETYLDAQAVLAVAQRCGADAVHPGYGFLSENADFARAVMDAGLTWIGPSPETIVLLGDKVAAREIARRAGAPLVPGSDGPVESPADARAFAEEHGLPVIVKAAHGGGGRGMRVVRELAQVEDAFVSAAREAQSAFGRGECFVERFLDRPRHVEAQVMADAHGHVVVLGTRDCSLQRRHQKLVEEAPAPFLTDEQRQRIAAAAEGIFREAGYVGVGTAEFLVAQDGLISFLEVNTRLQVEHPITEEVYGVDLVRAQLAVAAGDPLPMLETPPARGHALEFRINAEDPGRGFLPSGGTVEAVDTPTGPGVRVDSGVHRGTRVATSFDSLLLKLVISAPTREQALVRARTALRELQVHGVATTIPFHRAVLDAPAFAGGDGLGVWTTWIEEEFADRLTPDTDYARAGEQGRTRLTVDVDGRRMRIGIPDALAAALGSAPAGGGAPGPVPAADDGAVTAPFAGTLVSWLVAEGDTVEAGQDLAVLEAMKTESRLTAPRAGTVRELSAGPGDAVAADQVLARLD; encoded by the coding sequence GTGCGCAAGATCCTGATCGCCAACCGCGGGGAGATCGCCGTCCGCGTCGTCCACGCCTGCGCGGAGGCGGGCCTGACCTCGGTCGCCGTCTACGCGGACCCCGACGCCGACGCCCCGCACGTCCTGCTGGCCGACGAGGCCTACGCGCTCGAGGGCGTCTCGGCCACCGAGACCTACCTGGACGCGCAGGCCGTGCTCGCCGTCGCCCAGCGGTGCGGGGCCGACGCCGTGCACCCCGGCTACGGGTTCCTCTCCGAGAACGCCGACTTCGCCCGGGCGGTGATGGACGCCGGCCTCACCTGGATCGGGCCCTCGCCCGAGACGATCGTGCTGCTGGGGGACAAGGTCGCCGCCCGGGAGATCGCCCGGCGGGCCGGCGCCCCGCTCGTGCCCGGCAGCGACGGGCCGGTCGAGTCCCCCGCGGACGCCCGGGCCTTCGCCGAGGAGCACGGGCTGCCCGTGATCGTGAAGGCCGCCCACGGCGGCGGGGGCCGCGGCATGCGGGTGGTCCGGGAGCTGGCGCAGGTCGAGGACGCCTTCGTCTCGGCCGCCCGCGAGGCGCAGAGCGCGTTCGGGCGCGGCGAGTGCTTCGTGGAACGGTTCCTGGACCGGCCGCGGCACGTCGAGGCGCAGGTCATGGCCGACGCCCACGGCCACGTCGTCGTGCTGGGGACCCGGGACTGCTCCCTGCAGCGCCGCCACCAGAAGCTCGTCGAGGAGGCTCCCGCGCCGTTCCTCACGGACGAGCAGCGGCAGCGCATCGCCGCCGCCGCCGAGGGCATCTTCCGGGAGGCCGGCTACGTGGGGGTGGGCACCGCCGAGTTCCTGGTGGCCCAGGACGGGCTGATCTCGTTCCTGGAGGTCAACACGCGCCTGCAGGTGGAGCACCCGATCACCGAGGAGGTCTACGGCGTGGACCTCGTGCGCGCCCAGCTGGCCGTCGCCGCCGGGGACCCCCTGCCGATGCTCGAGACCCCGCCGGCGCGCGGGCACGCCCTGGAGTTCCGGATCAACGCCGAGGACCCGGGCCGCGGCTTCCTGCCCTCCGGCGGGACGGTCGAGGCCGTGGACACCCCCACGGGCCCGGGGGTGCGCGTGGACTCGGGGGTGCACCGCGGCACCCGGGTGGCCACCTCCTTCGACTCGCTGCTGCTCAAGCTGGTGATCAGCGCCCCCACCCGCGAGCAGGCCCTCGTGCGGGCCCGCACCGCGCTGCGGGAGCTGCAGGTGCACGGGGTGGCCACCACGATCCCCTTCCACCGCGCGGTGCTGGACGCCCCCGCCTTCGCCGGCGGCGACGGTCTCGGGGTGTGGACCACGTGGATCGAGGAGGAGTTCGCCGACCGGCTCACCCCGGACACCGACTACGCCCGCGCGGGCGAGCAGGGACGCACCCGCCTCACCGTGGACGTGGACGGGCGGCGGATGCGCATCGGGATCCCCGACGCCCTCGCCGCCGCCCTCGGCTCCGCCCCGGCCGGGGGCGGCGCCCCCGGCCCCGTTCCCGCGGCCGACGACGGCGCCGTCACCGCACCGTTCGCGGGGACGCTCGTCTCGTGGCTGGTCGCCGAGGGGGACACCGTGGAGGCCGGCCAGGACCTCGCCGTGCTCGAGGCCATGAAGACGGAGTCCCGGCTGACCGCCCCCCGCGCCGGGACCGTCCGGGAGCTCTCGGCCGGCCCCGGGGACGCCGTGGCCGCCGACCAGGTGCTCGCCCGCCTGGACTGA
- a CDS encoding 5-oxoprolinase subunit B/C family protein, protein MSTPAAARSVRPLGPQAAVVECADLHDAVALHARLAAADLPGLVDCVAGARTVVVRASTPAALRDVVRTALAAPRGSEGTGEARTVTIDVLYDGEDLKAVGELTGLGASGVVRAHTEQEWTAAFAGFAPGFFYCAAEGVPDVPRRDTPRTAVPAGSVALAGRFSAVYPRRSPGGWQLIGRTAARMFDLDREDPALLRPGDRVRYQPVRELVEVAARTAAPAPVRGAHLVVDRPGLQTLVQDGGRPGSAALGVSPSGALDAAAAATANRLVGNLAGAAVLENLLGRLELTAHGDHVLAVTGATAPLAVEGPAPWRPAPGTPFALRDGERLAVGATVSGARAYVAVRGGVAVPPVLGSRSTDTLAGLGPDPLGPGDAVPVGPAPGTAVRPPEPLPEPAGVPEVRVVPGPRDDWFPASAVEAFFTQEWALATSSDRVGARLDGQPLERTRTDELPSEGTVPGCVQVPPSGLPVVLLQDAPTTGGYPVIGVVHPQDLAVLAQLPPGARLRFRRIPAPELVPPDPGGAAGRPETDRPATENPLE, encoded by the coding sequence GTGAGCACGCCCGCCGCGGCGCGCTCCGTCCGCCCGCTGGGACCGCAGGCCGCCGTCGTGGAGTGCGCGGACCTGCACGACGCCGTGGCCCTGCACGCCCGGCTCGCCGCCGCGGACCTCCCCGGCCTGGTGGACTGCGTGGCCGGGGCGCGGACCGTGGTGGTGCGCGCGAGCACCCCCGCCGCCCTGCGGGACGTCGTCCGCACCGCTCTGGCGGCCCCGCGCGGGAGCGAGGGGACGGGCGAGGCGAGGACCGTGACCATCGACGTGCTCTACGACGGCGAGGACCTGAAGGCGGTCGGCGAGCTCACCGGCCTGGGCGCGTCCGGGGTCGTGCGCGCCCACACCGAGCAGGAGTGGACCGCCGCCTTCGCGGGCTTCGCCCCCGGCTTCTTCTACTGCGCGGCCGAGGGCGTCCCGGACGTCCCGCGCCGGGACACCCCGCGCACCGCGGTCCCGGCGGGATCGGTGGCCCTGGCCGGCCGGTTCTCCGCGGTCTACCCCCGGCGCTCCCCGGGCGGCTGGCAGCTGATCGGCCGCACCGCGGCCCGGATGTTCGACCTGGACCGGGAGGACCCCGCGCTGCTGCGCCCCGGGGACCGCGTGCGGTACCAGCCCGTGCGCGAGCTCGTCGAGGTCGCCGCCCGCACGGCCGCGCCGGCGCCGGTCCGCGGCGCCCACCTGGTCGTGGACCGGCCCGGCCTGCAGACCCTCGTCCAGGACGGCGGCCGCCCCGGCTCGGCGGCGCTGGGGGTCTCCCCCTCCGGCGCCCTCGACGCCGCCGCCGCGGCCACCGCCAACCGGCTCGTCGGCAACCTCGCGGGGGCGGCCGTGCTGGAGAACCTGCTCGGCCGCCTCGAGCTCACCGCCCACGGGGACCACGTCCTGGCGGTCACCGGCGCCACGGCGCCCCTCGCCGTCGAGGGCCCCGCCCCCTGGCGCCCCGCCCCCGGCACGCCGTTCGCCCTGCGGGACGGCGAACGCCTGGCCGTGGGCGCCACCGTCTCGGGCGCCCGCGCCTACGTGGCGGTGCGCGGCGGCGTGGCGGTCCCGCCCGTGCTGGGCAGCCGCTCCACCGACACCCTCGCCGGGCTGGGCCCGGACCCGCTCGGCCCCGGGGACGCCGTGCCCGTCGGCCCCGCCCCGGGCACGGCCGTCCGGCCGCCCGAGCCGCTGCCCGAGCCGGCCGGCGTGCCGGAGGTGCGGGTGGTGCCGGGCCCCCGCGACGACTGGTTCCCCGCCTCCGCGGTGGAGGCGTTCTTCACCCAGGAGTGGGCGCTCGCCACCTCGTCCGACCGCGTGGGCGCCCGGCTCGACGGACAGCCGCTCGAGCGCACCCGCACCGACGAGCTGCCCAGCGAGGGCACCGTGCCGGGCTGCGTCCAGGTCCCGCCCTCGGGCCTGCCCGTCGTCCTGCTGCAGGACGCGCCCACCACCGGCGGGTACCCCGTGATCGGGGTGGTGCACCCGCAGGACCTGGCCGTGCTGGCCCAGCTGCCCCCGGGCGCCCGGCTGCGCTTCCGCCGGATCCCGGCGCCGGAGCTCGTCCCGCCCGACCCCGGGGGCGCCGCCGGGCGCCCCGAGACCGACCGTCCCGCCACCGAGAACCCTCTGGAGTAG
- a CDS encoding LamB/YcsF family protein, whose protein sequence is MSPSDIDLNADCGESLHAWAMDGDEAVLRVVSSANVACGFHAGDPTVARRTCTVAAEHGVTVGAQVSYDDLKGFGRRFIAVPRAELTDQLVYQIGALQALARASGTGVRYVKPHGALYNTIVHHEEHAGAVVDAVRDVDETLPLLVLPGSEIERQARAAGLRTVREAFADRGYTPQATLVPRSEPGAVLHDPEQIAARVVRMATEHVVETVDGSVVAVDAESICVHGDTPGALAIAERVRRALEEAGLRVGSFL, encoded by the coding sequence ATGTCCCCCTCCGACATCGACCTCAACGCGGACTGCGGCGAGTCCCTCCACGCCTGGGCCATGGACGGCGACGAGGCCGTCCTGCGCGTGGTCAGCAGCGCCAACGTGGCCTGCGGCTTCCACGCGGGGGACCCCACGGTCGCCCGCCGCACCTGCACCGTGGCCGCCGAGCACGGGGTCACCGTGGGCGCCCAGGTCTCCTACGACGACCTCAAGGGCTTCGGCCGCCGCTTCATCGCCGTGCCCCGCGCGGAGCTGACCGACCAGCTGGTCTACCAGATCGGCGCCCTGCAGGCCCTGGCCCGCGCCTCCGGCACCGGGGTCCGCTACGTCAAGCCGCACGGGGCCCTCTACAACACGATCGTCCACCATGAGGAGCACGCCGGCGCCGTGGTCGACGCCGTGCGCGACGTCGACGAGACACTGCCCCTGCTGGTGCTGCCGGGCTCCGAGATCGAACGCCAGGCGCGCGCGGCCGGGCTGCGCACGGTCCGCGAGGCCTTCGCCGACCGCGGCTACACCCCGCAGGCCACCCTGGTCCCGCGCTCCGAGCCCGGCGCGGTGCTGCACGACCCCGAGCAGATCGCCGCGCGCGTGGTCCGGATGGCCACCGAGCACGTGGTCGAGACCGTCGACGGCTCGGTCGTGGCGGTGGACGCGGAGAGCATCTGCGTGCACGGGGACACCCCGGGCGCCCTGGCCATCGCCGAGCGCGTGCGCCGCGCCCTCGAGGAGGCCGGCCTGCGCGTCGGCAGCTTCCTGTGA
- the xylB gene encoding xylulokinase, whose amino-acid sequence MARTTVLGIDSSTQSTKALLVDAATGEVLGQRRASHPAGTEVAPRAWLAALDDAAGPFLDAAAAVAVGGQQHGMVALDEHDAVVRDALLWNDTRSAPQARELVEEMGGPAACAEELGSVLVASMTSTKLRWMAEHEPEHAARTHRVLLPHDYLSWHLNAEKTSFFTDRGDASGTGYFSTRTEQWSHDLARRALGHDVALPDLAPHPRAVLGRTPGGAQLAAGTGDNMAAALGVTLGPGDVSLSVGTSGVAAMVSETRTADPTGLVTGFADATGRYLPMATTLNAARILEFGTRILGVDHAGLSALALAARPGAGGTTLLPYLDGERTPNRPEARATLHGMSSATSREDVARACVEGLLCSLADGVDALERATGVPARRIVLIGGGAQSEAVRRLAPAVLGRPVLVPAPGEYVALGAARQAAWALSGADEPPAWALPGVQEFAADPTPQVLEAYRLLRDRTGAWS is encoded by the coding sequence ATGGCACGCACCACCGTCCTGGGCATCGACTCCTCGACCCAGTCCACCAAGGCCCTCCTGGTCGACGCCGCCACCGGGGAGGTCCTCGGGCAGCGCCGGGCGTCCCACCCCGCCGGCACCGAGGTCGCCCCGCGGGCCTGGCTCGCCGCCCTCGACGACGCCGCCGGGCCGTTCCTCGACGCCGCCGCCGCCGTGGCCGTCGGAGGCCAGCAGCACGGCATGGTCGCCCTCGACGAGCACGACGCCGTGGTGCGCGACGCCCTGCTGTGGAACGACACCCGCTCGGCGCCCCAGGCCCGCGAGCTCGTCGAGGAGATGGGCGGCCCCGCCGCGTGCGCCGAGGAGCTCGGCAGCGTGCTGGTCGCCTCCATGACCTCCACCAAGCTGCGCTGGATGGCCGAGCACGAGCCGGAGCACGCCGCCCGCACGCACCGGGTGCTGCTGCCCCACGACTACCTCTCCTGGCACCTGAACGCCGAGAAGACCTCCTTCTTCACCGACCGCGGCGACGCCTCGGGCACCGGCTACTTCTCCACCCGCACGGAGCAGTGGAGCCACGACCTCGCCCGCCGGGCCCTCGGCCACGACGTGGCGCTGCCCGACCTCGCCCCGCACCCCCGGGCCGTGCTGGGCCGCACGCCCGGCGGGGCGCAGCTCGCCGCCGGCACCGGCGACAACATGGCCGCCGCCCTGGGCGTCACGCTCGGGCCCGGCGACGTCTCCCTCTCGGTCGGCACCTCCGGGGTCGCGGCCATGGTCTCCGAGACCCGCACCGCCGACCCGACCGGGCTGGTGACCGGCTTCGCCGACGCCACCGGCCGGTACCTGCCCATGGCCACGACGCTCAACGCCGCGCGGATCCTGGAGTTCGGGACCCGGATCCTCGGGGTCGACCACGCCGGGCTCTCCGCCCTGGCCCTGGCCGCCCGCCCCGGGGCCGGGGGCACCACCCTGCTGCCCTACCTCGACGGCGAGCGCACCCCCAACCGCCCCGAGGCCCGGGCCACCCTGCACGGGATGTCCTCGGCCACCTCCCGCGAGGACGTCGCCCGCGCCTGCGTGGAGGGCCTGCTCTGCTCCCTGGCCGACGGCGTGGACGCCCTCGAGCGCGCCACCGGGGTCCCCGCGCGGCGGATCGTGCTGATCGGCGGCGGCGCGCAGTCCGAGGCCGTGCGCCGGCTGGCCCCCGCCGTGCTCGGGCGGCCCGTGCTCGTGCCCGCCCCGGGCGAGTACGTGGCCCTCGGCGCGGCGCGGCAGGCCGCCTGGGCGCTCTCCGGCGCCGACGAGCCCCCGGCCTGGGCGCTGCCCGGGGTGCAGGAGTTCGCCGCGGACCCGACGCCCCAGGTCCTGGAGGCCTACCGGCTGCTGCGCGACCGGACCGGCGCCTGGTCCTAG
- the xylA gene encoding xylose isomerase: MSVTSPASSLAASVTPSPEDRFSFGLWTVGWAARDQFGTASRPDLDPLESVRKLAELGAWGFTFHDNDLIPFDASEAERERLVGRLKQTIDETGMVCEMVTTDTFAEPIFKDGAFTSNDRRVRRYGLRKVLRNVDLAAELGATTFVMWGGREGTEYDSSKDLYAALDRYAEGIDTVAGYIKSQGYDMRIGLEPKPNEPRGNIFLPTIGHALAFIDRLDNGDVVGVNPETGHEQMATLNYTHGLAEALWCDKLFHIDLNGQNGPMYDQDLVFGHGNLISAFFTVDLLENGFPSKPGAYQGARHFDYKPSRTEHLDGVWDSAAANMQMYLLLKQRAVAFRQDPEVQEAMAQSGILELAEPTLAEGEDLAAFLADRTAYEDLDLTGPSERNYGFVRLHQLAVEHLMGARG, translated from the coding sequence ATGTCCGTCACCTCACCTGCGAGCTCGCTCGCCGCCTCCGTCACCCCCTCGCCGGAGGACAGGTTCTCCTTCGGCCTGTGGACCGTCGGCTGGGCGGCCCGCGACCAGTTCGGCACGGCCTCCCGGCCGGACCTGGACCCCCTGGAGTCCGTGCGCAAGCTCGCGGAGCTCGGCGCCTGGGGCTTCACCTTCCACGACAACGACCTCATCCCCTTCGACGCCTCCGAGGCCGAGCGCGAGCGGCTGGTCGGGCGGCTGAAGCAGACGATCGACGAGACCGGCATGGTCTGCGAGATGGTCACCACCGACACCTTCGCCGAGCCGATCTTCAAGGACGGGGCCTTCACCTCCAACGACCGGCGGGTCCGCCGCTACGGCCTGCGCAAGGTGCTCCGCAACGTCGACCTCGCCGCCGAGCTCGGCGCCACCACCTTCGTGATGTGGGGCGGGCGCGAGGGCACCGAGTACGACTCCTCCAAGGACCTGTACGCCGCCCTGGACCGCTATGCGGAGGGCATCGACACCGTGGCCGGCTACATCAAGTCCCAGGGCTACGACATGCGCATCGGCCTCGAGCCCAAGCCCAACGAGCCCCGCGGCAACATCTTCCTGCCGACCATCGGGCACGCGCTGGCGTTCATCGACCGGCTGGACAACGGCGACGTGGTCGGCGTGAACCCGGAGACCGGCCACGAGCAGATGGCCACCCTGAACTACACCCACGGGCTCGCCGAGGCCCTGTGGTGCGACAAGCTGTTCCACATCGACCTCAACGGGCAGAACGGGCCGATGTACGACCAGGACCTGGTCTTCGGCCACGGCAACCTGATCAGCGCCTTCTTCACGGTCGACCTGCTCGAGAACGGCTTCCCCTCGAAGCCGGGCGCCTACCAGGGGGCCCGCCACTTCGACTACAAGCCCTCGCGCACCGAGCACCTCGACGGCGTCTGGGACTCGGCGGCCGCCAACATGCAGATGTACCTGCTGCTGAAGCAGCGCGCCGTCGCGTTCCGTCAGGACCCCGAGGTCCAGGAGGCCATGGCGCAGTCCGGCATCCTCGAGCTCGCGGAGCCGACCCTCGCGGAGGGCGAGGACCTGGCCGCCTTCCTGGCCGACCGCACCGCCTACGAGGACCTCGACCTCACCGGCCCCTCGGAGCGCAACTACGGCTTCGTGCGCCTGCACCAGCTCGCCGTCGAGCACCTCATGGGCGCCCGCGGCTGA
- a CDS encoding ROK family transcriptional regulator: MQSSHLREHNLSTVLRAVAGAGEPVSRAALAKRTGLTKPTVSKLVQELLDAGLLVEGRQPAVRASGRPMIPLSIARGSVLGVGLEIAADHLACLVTDLGGRVLHEDARFGAYAGASVDDVAAALSELLDDALSPRPDVPVAGICVSVPGRLGPDRATVLSAPNLAWRDVPLVERLRRLPSFRGPALTAGNDSMLAARTEVLRRPGESFLFLHGETGIGGAVVLEGRIHAGEHGWAGELGHVTTSPGGELCRCGRRGCLEAYASYHALRGRTGLPEDVRIEDLVAATAERLRSREAVMEMIGRPLGVVLANSMNVLDLSTVVLSGYFAPIAAELEPVLREVVEAHALTAEVGPIEIQRSAADAHPALSGAAATALEPILTAPARWLDRR, translated from the coding sequence GTGCAGTCGAGCCACCTGCGGGAGCACAATCTCTCCACCGTCCTGCGCGCGGTGGCCGGGGCGGGGGAACCGGTCTCGCGCGCCGCGCTGGCCAAGCGCACGGGCCTCACCAAGCCCACCGTCTCGAAGCTGGTCCAGGAGCTGCTCGACGCCGGTCTGCTGGTGGAGGGGCGGCAGCCGGCCGTGCGGGCCTCGGGCCGGCCGATGATCCCGCTGAGCATCGCCCGGGGCAGCGTGCTGGGCGTCGGGCTGGAGATCGCCGCGGACCACCTGGCCTGCCTCGTCACCGACCTCGGGGGCCGGGTGCTCCACGAGGACGCCCGGTTCGGGGCGTACGCGGGGGCGTCCGTGGACGACGTGGCCGCCGCGCTGTCCGAGCTGCTCGACGACGCCCTGTCCCCCCGCCCCGACGTGCCCGTGGCCGGCATCTGCGTCTCGGTCCCCGGCCGGCTGGGCCCGGACCGGGCCACGGTGCTCTCCGCGCCGAACCTGGCCTGGCGGGACGTCCCGCTGGTCGAGCGGCTCCGGCGGCTGCCGTCCTTCCGGGGGCCCGCGCTGACGGCCGGCAACGACAGCATGCTCGCGGCGCGCACCGAGGTCCTGCGCCGGCCCGGCGAGTCCTTCCTGTTCCTGCACGGCGAGACCGGGATCGGCGGCGCCGTGGTCCTGGAGGGACGGATCCACGCCGGCGAGCACGGCTGGGCCGGGGAGCTGGGCCACGTCACGACCAGTCCCGGCGGGGAGCTGTGCCGGTGCGGGCGGCGGGGCTGCCTCGAGGCCTACGCCAGCTACCACGCCCTGCGCGGGCGGACCGGGCTGCCGGAGGACGTCCGGATCGAGGACCTCGTGGCGGCCACGGCCGAGCGGCTGCGGAGCCGGGAGGCGGTGATGGAGATGATCGGGCGGCCCCTCGGGGTGGTGCTGGCGAACTCGATGAACGTCCTGGACCTCTCGACCGTGGTGCTCTCCGGGTACTTCGCGCCGATCGCCGCGGAGCTGGAGCCCGTGCTGCGGGAGGTCGTCGAGGCCCACGCGCTGACCGCGGAGGTGGGCCCGATCGAGATCCAGCGCTCGGCGGCGGACGCCCACCCGGCGCTCAGCGGCGCGGCCGCCACGGCCCTCGAACCGATCCTGACCGCACCGGCCCGGTGGCTCGACCGGCGCTGA
- a CDS encoding endo-1,4-beta-xylanase, producing MSRRLPVLRIGAASAVAALCLTAVPQAASAAPPATPPGLAQQDTLRWNTPKDFRIGSAVAGGGHHTSADYPEPFPSDPEYRSVLAREFSSLTPENQMKWEFIHPEEGVYDFGPADDIVAFAEANGQVVRGHTLFWHSQNPDWLENGDHTPEELRAILKDHIYTVVGHYEGRIQQWEVANEIFDDSGKLRTEDNIWLRELGPGIIADIFRWAHDADPNAQLFFNDYNVEGLNAKSDAYYALIQDLLAQGVPVHGFGMQTHLGLQYGFDGRMQQNLQRFDDLGLETAVTEIDVRGPVGADGQMSPELRQKQADWYRMALEACLAVEDCNSFTVWGVLDEHSWVPNTFPGYGDALTMEGDYERKPAYDALQETLVRSQPGGDAKWKHHPAFR from the coding sequence ATGAGCCGACGACTCCCCGTCCTGCGGATCGGCGCCGCCAGCGCCGTCGCCGCCCTGTGCCTCACCGCGGTCCCCCAGGCCGCGAGCGCCGCACCCCCCGCCACGCCGCCGGGCCTGGCCCAGCAGGACACCCTGCGCTGGAACACCCCGAAGGACTTCCGCATCGGCAGCGCGGTGGCCGGCGGCGGGCACCACACCTCGGCCGACTACCCCGAGCCCTTCCCCTCCGACCCCGAGTACCGCTCGGTGCTGGCCCGGGAGTTCAGCTCCCTGACCCCCGAGAACCAGATGAAGTGGGAGTTCATCCACCCGGAGGAGGGCGTGTACGACTTCGGCCCCGCCGACGACATCGTCGCCTTCGCCGAGGCCAACGGGCAGGTCGTGCGCGGCCACACCCTGTTCTGGCACAGCCAGAACCCCGACTGGCTCGAGAACGGGGACCACACCCCGGAGGAGCTGCGCGCCATCCTCAAGGACCACATCTACACGGTGGTCGGTCACTACGAGGGCCGGATCCAGCAGTGGGAGGTCGCCAACGAGATCTTCGACGACAGCGGGAAGCTGCGCACGGAGGACAACATCTGGCTGCGCGAGCTGGGGCCGGGGATCATCGCCGACATCTTCCGCTGGGCCCACGACGCGGACCCGAACGCCCAGCTGTTCTTCAACGACTACAACGTGGAGGGCCTCAACGCGAAGTCCGACGCCTACTACGCCCTGATCCAGGACCTGCTCGCGCAGGGCGTGCCCGTCCACGGCTTCGGGATGCAGACCCACCTCGGCCTCCAGTACGGCTTCGACGGGCGGATGCAGCAGAACCTCCAGCGCTTCGACGACCTCGGCCTGGAGACGGCCGTCACCGAGATCGACGTGCGCGGGCCGGTCGGTGCGGACGGGCAGATGAGCCCGGAGCTGCGGCAGAAGCAGGCCGACTGGTACCGCATGGCCCTCGAGGCGTGCCTGGCCGTGGAGGACTGCAACTCCTTCACCGTGTGGGGCGTGCTCGACGAGCACTCCTGGGTGCCGAACACCTTCCCCGGCTACGGGGACGCCCTGACCATGGAGGGCGACTACGAGCGCAAGCCCGCCTACGACGCCCTGCAGGAGACCCTGGTCCGGTCCCAGCCGGGCGGCGACGCGAAGTGGAAGCACCACCCCGCGTTCCGCTGA